One Apostichopus japonicus isolate 1M-3 chromosome 14, ASM3797524v1, whole genome shotgun sequence genomic window carries:
- the LOC139980162 gene encoding uncharacterized aarF domain-containing protein kinase 2-like → MFRNVVQRTFTIPTCLFLSKSATMISRCSVLRNFKFWQICRHPFKNSKSRLPYSAVFTPTMCGVIAYSNTKPAINIQNQQTQKISSLQKTFNDYLRWSFISICNQAYVIIKTLVRVTQLTIRCSFLCVSFGPLLMVYPLTLCSDFLGNIWFNLLLKFIVFAGPTFIKLGQWASTRRDLFSPTFCDILGSLHHDAACHSWEHTTQTMQRVFGENWEEWCNIESQDPVHSGCIGQVYKGYVEMDMLQAISGNLSNSQSIDGRIKVAVKVLHPGIMESVDLDLTIMKCVARFLTLFPGVEWLSLPEIILEFELLMKKQIDLKIEAYNLDLFNKLFSSDPTIKFPSPIWPLVHSEVLVETFEEGTPISHFTRWKSSSPKLSQLKRRLAKLGISAILKMVFINNFVHADLHPGNIIVQYESDHDKTDPGESNCLTEEGQDLNLDQVRLVFLDAGIIASLSERDLENLQKVFTAIVTNRGDIVGELFLDHATANKCKEPEEFKKAMATLVDNVHKLTLHLGKVQVSGLIGDLFNMLMKHKVKLESNFSSVFLAIMILEGLGRSLDPQLDIIKEARPILLSGVYNRSRSQPHRQTNQSH, encoded by the exons ATGTTTAGAAATGTAGTCCAAAGGACTTTTACTATTCCAACATgtctatttctttcaaaatctGCAACAATGATCAGTCGATGCTCAGTACTAAGAAATTTTAAGTTCTGGCAGATATGTAGACATCCATTCAAGAATAGTAAAAGCAGGCTACCCTACAGTGCAGTCTTTACACCCACAATGTGTGGGGTCATTGCATATAGCAATACAAAACCTGCAATAAACATTCAAAATCAGCAAACACAAAAGATTTCATCCCTCCAGAAAACTTTCAACGATTATCTGAGATGGTCCTTCATTTCTATTTGTAACCAAGCTTATGTGATTATTAAGACGTTGGTCCGTGTAACACAATTGACTATCAGATGTTCATTCCTATGTGTAAGTTTTGGTCCACTGTTGATGGTCTATCCTCTTACACTTTGCTCTGACTTTTTGGGGAATATCTGGTTTAACCTCCTGCTGAAATTCATCGTATTTGCCGGTCCGACATTCATTAAGTTAGGTCAGTGGGCAAGCACAAGGAGGgatttattttctcctaccttCTGTGACATACTGGGATCATTGCATCACGACGCCGCCTGCCATTCATGGGAGCACACCACCCAGACGATGCAGAGAGTCTTCGGTGAGAACTGGGAGGAATGGTGTAACATAGAATCCCAAGATCCTGTGCACTCCGGCTGTATCGGTCAGGTCTATAAGGGATATGTTGAGATGGATATGCTACAAGCTATATCAG GTAACTTGAGCAATTCCCAAAGTATAGATGGGAGAATAAAAGTAGCAGTCAAG GTTCTTCACCCTGGCATCATGGAGTCGGTGGACCTTGACCTGACCATCATGAAATGTGTTGCAAGATTCCTGACACTTTTCCCTGGTGTAGAATGGTTGAGCTTACCAGAAATTATTCTTGAATTTGAGCTGCTTATGAAAAAACAG ATTGACTTGAAAATAGAAGCCTACAATCTGGATCTGTTCAATAAGCTCTTCTCCTCTGACCCTACCATCAAGTTTCCTTCACCGATATGGCCACTGGTTCACTCAGAGGTTTTGGTGGAGACTTTTGAG GAGGGTACTCCCATCAGTCATTTCACTCGTTGGAAAAGTTCATCCCCGAAATTATCACAATTGAAGAGACGTCTTGCAAAGCTGGGGATATCAGCTATTCTCAAAATG GTTTTCATAAACAACTTTGTACATGCTGATCTCCATCCAGGAAACATCATCGTCCAGTACGAATCTGACCACGACAAGACGGACCCGGGAGAATCCAATTGTCTGACGGAAGAAGGTCAAGATCTGAATTTAGATCAGGTCCGGTTGGTGTTCTTAGACGCTGGAATTATTGCATCGCTAAGTGAAAGAGATTTAGAGAATCTACAGAAAGTCTTTACGGCAATAGTGACCAACAGG GGTGATATTGTAGGGGAATTATTCCTGGACCACGCAACAGCTAATAAGTGCAAAGAACCAGAAGAATTCAAGAAAGCCATGGCAACCCTGGTTGATAATGTTCACAAACTGACTCTGCATCTGGGCAAG gtgCAGGTTTCTGGGCTAATTGGTGATCTATTCAATATGCTAATGAAGCATAAG GTGAAGTTGGAGAGTAACTTCTCTAGTGTCTTTCTTGCCATCATGATCTTGGAAGGCCTTGGTCGATCACTCGATCCCCAATTGG